The window TGAGGGGGGTACTCGAGCCCAGGCGCACGGGCCTTGCGATCGAAAGTCTCGTATGCGAGGAACGAAAAAATTTCTCGATGGTTCTTCGTGGTTTGCTGGCACCAGCGGCGGCGCGATGGACACGAAATAAAACGTCGAAAAGGTAGAATGAACACGTTAATTGAGGTTTAACGAACTTCGAGCAGCGTCGGGACAAGGGGTGAAGGGGGGCggggaggagggaggagggTTCTGTAATGAGCGTTCATCGGGACCTCCTTGTGGAATTCGTTGGGGGTTGAAAAAGCATGCGCGTTCGAGCTTTAATTAAGGCTCGATGGGCTCTCGTCGCCCACTTAAATCCCATTAATCCCGTACAAATAATAATTCATTCGTTAACGACGAATCGGTTAACACGAAACGAGTCAGATATCGGTGGAACTTACTCGTCCAACGGAATTCTGGATTTTCGCATTAATTATAACGCGCTGAAAATGTGAGAGGGGCTTAGTACAGCGAGCGTTATCTTTGATCTCTCCTGTTGCGTAAGaaaattattgaatttaaaTAGGAAAGGTCGTTTCTAATCGTATGCTTTCCCTTCTGTTGTAATTCTAGACTTTTGTTCGTGGGAACTGCGTGGAATAGCGAAGAGCATTGGATAAGATAGTATTATGTAGAGAAGGATCCAATTTCGCTCGCTAAAAGTACACGAAACATCTGAGAACATAGAATCAGGACAAGTACATTCCGAGGGATGAATCATTGCGCTGTTCCGATCAAACGATCTGACCCGTTCGATTTCGTTTCAGGGGGCAAGAATACCAGGCAGCTGGACAACTAGGATTACCGCGTTATGGACCGCAGGTGATGAGCGTGTTGTGTTTATGCACCACGGTACATCAGACCGCTCAGAACAGCAGCCAGGCTAGCAAGATACTTCCACCCTCGCCGCAGGCCTCATCCGAAGAAGAGAGTTTAAACTCGTCGCAGGAAATTCCCACAGACGAGCTGGCTCTATTAGCTAAGCTGGAGGAAGCCAATAGGTAAATTTTGCCACGCCGAACAGATGCATGTGCAAGTGACGAGCGCTTTAAATATGTTTGTGCTTTATACCGTACTATGTGTATCGCCGCTTGAAACGATTAGGGGATAGCCTGCCCGAGCATCAAGCATTCCGTAGACCCTCTATCGTCTAATTATTTCAAGCGGCGCGTTTCTGTATTATATTGGGCAGTTCGGCTTACTTTCGTATGTTCCTGTACCTGCAGGTCAAAGTTTAGACAACACTAAAACACACATTTGAGGAAAACGATACATACTTTTGCAATATTCAATGACAAATCTACATTATCACGTCAGTTTCCTTGCGAACATTGATACAGTATTGGGTCGTAACGTATGAAGGTAGTCGCACCGGATCAATAGACGGCAATAACGTTGGCGCAAGTTTACTCAAGAGTTTGGTGTAATTGATGACAGGCTTATCGAATCGGATGCAAAGTCGTTGAACTCGCTGCAAAGCAATCACAGTAGGAAAGGCTCCGATACATCTCAGGTGTCGGTGGCGTCGGGGGGCAGCGGTGGGAACGGCGACGCTGCGCCCCGACGCCACAACGCAGCCGATGGCGAGGAGAACACGTGGACCCTGTGGGGTCATATCGTCGCCGATTGGGATTATCATTGGAAGAAGAGGAAAGAGTTCGTCAAAGAGTTAGTACGTCAAGGGATACCTCACCACTTTAGGTAATCCACCGTTTTGGCAGCTTCTCGAGTTCATTGCGCTAATGTTGGGAGATCGTGGGGCCCTTTTAAATGTTCAGATTAGTGCGAACTTGGATGGTAACGAAACACTGACCCCGTGTTCATTATTGCAGAGGTATTGTTTGGCAACTACTGAGCGGTGCTCACGactctcctgttaaaaagcaaTTCGCCGAGTATATCAAGGCCACGTCAGCGTGCGAAAGGATAATCAGAAGGGACATTGCTAGAACGTATCCTGAGCACGACTTCTTTAAGGAGAAGGATGGGCTTGGTCAGGAGAGTCTGTTTAACGTTATGAAAGCGTATAGCCTTCACGATCGTGAAGTGGGATATTGTCAAGGTTCGGGATTTATTGTAGGATTGCTCCTTATGCAGGTACACTTTAGAACACATTTgacaagagagaaagagagggtgaGAAGTCAGGCAATAAGGGAACTTAAAGACGGTCCAGATTTACTCTGACCCGATGAGAGAATTAAATAGGTATCCACTCTGTTGTTACAGCAAATGCCGGAGGAGGAAGCTTTCGCTGTACTGGTAGCGCTTATGCAAGAGTATCGTTTGCGAGACATGTTCAAGCCGAGTATGGCTGAATTAGGGGTGTGCATGTATCAGCTAGAACATTTAGTTGCTGACACGCATCCCGAGTTACACGCTCATTTTACGGCTCAGGGTTTTCACACCTCGATGTACGCCTCGTCTTGGTTCCTTACGCTTTTCACCACAGCGCTCAGCCTGCCGCTGGCCTGCCGCATTTTTGACGTATTTCTGTCGGAGGGCatggaaattattttcaaagttGCGCTGGCCATGTTGCACTTAGGCAAGGAGGAGTTGCTAAGCTTGGACATGGAAGGCATGTTGAAGGTAATGTCCATGACGAACTTACGTTACACCTAAGTACCATTTGTCACAGAGCAGAGATGCTAGAAGTTATGTAATGTAATATATGTTTGTAGAAGAAAACAGGCATTGTCAGAGTGAAGCACGAAGGAACATTTTCCCACCTGTGGGTCTATGTTGGTCTTCCCCTCGTTTCACTAACATTTACCAGTCCTTTTGCGTACAGTTCTTCCAGAAACAGCTGCCAGGAAGAGCCGAGAAAGATCCCGATGGCCTCATGATTCTTGCCTATGGTATGAAAATAAATCCgaaaagaatgaagaaattGGAGAAAGATTATACGGTGTTAAAGATGAAAGAGCAAGAGGAGATGGTTGAGCTTCGCAGGCTTAGGGCGGAGAATAGGTTGCTCAGGCAAAGAACCGAGCTTCTGGAGGCTGAGTCCGCGGAACTGGCGGACAGACTAGTCAGGGGTCAAGTTTCTCGGGCCGAGGAAGAGGAAACTGCATTCGTTGTACAAAGGGAACTGGCAGCTCTTCGGCATACGCATCTGGAGACCAGCCATCAGCTCGAGCAGGCTCACGAGGAATTAAGATCCCTGTCGGTCTTGTTAGAGGAGAACGTGACATCGAAGCAGTCGTCTCTAGAAgagattttaatgaaacaggAAGCTTTGTCGCAGAAGGAGGACATGATACAGTGTTTGCAAGAGGAACTGGTGAGGGTTCGACTGCACGAGGCGGAGAACGACGCGACGATAAGGGAGCTTAGAGCAAGGATACAGGAGCTGGAGGAAGATAAAAAGACTTTACGCGAAACAACGCCGGATAATTCTGTCGCGCACTTGCAAGAAGAGCTAATTGCCGTGAAGCTCAgagaggcggaagctaatctcTCCTTGAAGGTAACTTTTTCTTCCACACCTCTGCTCGTTCCTTTTTTAACTCTGTCGCGCAAGGAGTTACTTTATTTCGCTTAATCCGCTTCACGTGACACGGCGCAATATTTCAGGATCTTCGGCAAAGAGTAATGGAATTGAGCTCAGCCTGGCAGAGGCATCTGCAAGAGCATCGCACCGCTCAGCCAGCGCCCGCAAGCGACTCCACGCCGAAGAAGCTTCTGTTCTGGGAGAACAGGGGCCACGAGGTGCAGAAATTCGAGGAAGACTTAATGACAACCAGGATCCGAGAAATGGAAGCTGTGACGGAGGTGAAGGAGCTTAGACTGAAAGTGATGGAGCTTGAGACTCAAGTGCAGGTCGCCACGAATCAGCTCCGCCGACAAGACGAGAGCGGTAAATTACTTAAAGAGGACTTGGAGCAAGCCTTAGCCAGAGAGAAGGAGCTTACTGCCAAATTGCGTGAACAACAGCACAAGTATTCTGACCTGGAGTCGAAGATGAAAGACGAAGCTATGATGGCCAGGATACGCGATGCGGAGCACGCTCAGCAAGTCGCTGAACTCACCCAGAAAATATCCCTTCTTGAGTTAAAGGTACTGTTCCTTAACCGCCTTTCAATTATTCATACACGGCGTCTTGAGAGCGCTAACTCTCCTTGCTTGTTACAGAATGAGGAGATGCACGCGGAGGGTGAACTTAGGAATAATTTAGATGACagtgagagagtgagagaattGCAGGATAAAGTTGCTGAATTGAAAGCTGAGGTACGTGGAAATTACGATCCCCATTTCTGCTGCATTAATGAAAGCATTGACTTAAGAAATTGCAGTAAGGGGTGAATGGAAGAATGGGAGAGTCTAGAATCTAGAACGTTTTATGAAGTAGCTTATACAGTATATAGAGAACTtccgtttctttcttttcaaCAAATTTCTTATGTATCTTAAGAAAGACTCTATTAGTCATTAATGGTGGATACATTAGTATTGAAAGTAAATCGATAAATGCTTTCAATTATGcgcaaatataattattttcatatgTGATTTTGATCGTTGGGAGTCCCGATCAAGTCTCCTCCGTTAAGGTTGAAATTCGTATTTTTGTTCACTGCTCTTTACAACGTAATACGCGTGTTAAAAGGATTAACGGTAGAAGTAATGGCGGTAGGTCATGAATACGTAGAGTTATGATTATTTCACGGTAGCTTGAGAgtccaatttttattaaatctgcTATTGGGCTGCAATTTAGTAAATTTCGACAGCTTGTAGATTGACGTAATTGTCGAGAGTTTTGTACAATTTGGGAATAGAAGTAATACCAGTTAATGGCTCGTTATAGAATcttgatttattatttcaaTTCCTGCATATTCATACAACTCATAGACATATATCCACCATAATCTCGATGCAATTATTGCGGTCTACGATAAAGATATTTAAAGTGTTTTTGTTTCCAGAGATTCTTGATACTTTCGTAAAAAGTACGTATCTGTAAGTTTCTAGGATTTTGTGTAGGAAGCGTGATTAAGTTATCTGGAAGTTATTAACATAAAGCTATTAACCAATGTGCTATCTGCCGCGTGACAGAATTCCTCTAATCCTGTTTACATATTTTTGATAATGCACTCGATATCGTTGTAACACTGTTGTATGAAGTACCCATGTTTTATAAATACTCACGTACTCCTCACGAAGATCATACGTTACCAGAGATTCTTATCGCACCATTAATTTAAACTTGTGGTGTGCTactaacatgtttttttttttaactaactATCCTGAAATCCTTTGATGAGCAACGTacctaaaaaaagaaaatatgtacataatatgtatTGTTATCTTTGTTCTAACTGTGTTTGTTGGGTGCACACAATCGCATCTATCGTAACAACATGTAAAATAAGCGAAAGTAATTTACGCTTCTGTATTATTGTGGTTCACAAATTTATAACGCACAAATTGCACCTCTTACTGCAATGTAATGCTAATTGTCACGCCGACgaacttttttcctttaattaaactATACGCCATGAAAAATAGTTggcgaatatctcgaaacaggaaatttattattaacaaacGGTTAAAAGATAGATTCTCATTCTTTCATATATTTCCATTCAGAATTCATCATTTTCGGACTTAATAATAGCTTGAACAAGCAGTGTAATAGAAATGTAATTCAATTCAAACCCCTTGACATTCATATTAATAAGTGACTAATTCTTAGTTAATTCAACACTGGTTTGCTATTAACAATTAACTGTTACAACGCGAAGCGAAACACAGCCTTCTCACTTCTCACACCGAAAATTAACTCGTTTCTGCAGAGGTACCTGTACACATTAAGAATTCATTGCGTCTCATTACCTAAAGTGCATTCCTAATCGTGTTTCAGTCCATTCTTAATTTTGTCATGTTTACGTGATTTGTACAAATTGCAATCTATGTAAGAAATTGTTCACGTGTCAAAGCTTTAACAATAGGATGCATACACAGCTTGCTATGTCTACGCTGCAATGCAAAGTACAATTATAAGTGTCAAGTCGCTTAACACTCGGTATTAATCGTCGTTATGGTATCCGCTCGATCAATATTGTTTTCGCACTTGCCAGGGTGTAATAATCATCAATGCTTTCGAGTCAAAGGAACCTTATATCTTTGAGGGCGAGAACAATATAAGAAAATGTCCTTCCAAGTGAAATACTTACGTTTTTCTTTCAATATTCTGCGCATTGGAAATTTACAGATAACTGTCCTCATTGCTCGCTTGTTCAATAGAacatttcttttaatactttacaAAATCACAATAAGCGTTACTGCGAAATTTTCAATGCCTTAGCATCAGCATTTAAAACGTTCTATCTAGTCACATATTAAAATCGTTTGATGATAAATCAAGCTCGCTACTTATTATACTAATTGTGCTTTAAGGGCATTCTATTAGATATTGAGAGTTAGCACAGCACGGAGTAAggatttgattgaaattttgtgGAAAAAGAGAGATATGGAGAAGCATATTTAAAAAGATACACCTTCAAAGATATTACCCATTTGTTTCAATACTTTTGTACTTACGGAGCATTCAGCAGAAATGCATTATACGTGTCAGTGAATTACTTGCTACGCAAGCAGAAGGGCAGGAAGGAAATGACAGTGCAGTGTCACCCGAgcttaattgtaattgtaaactGAATTCTTATTGTGTGAAGGTACCAGACACTAACACAAAAGAACTAATGGTTGTTGTAAAACTAACCCTCTACTGCTGTGTTATCTCTGTCTCCTTAGTTCCCTACGCCAATCACCAGCCCGGAGACTGAGCCTTGGCGCTGGCTCGAGTAAGTCTTTACCCATCTTTAAGCATTATTTTAATCCATTTCATATATGTAGCATGACATCGATGTGTATTTTATACAAGAGTCATTTTTCCTCTGTAtagttttgtatatatatatatgtatatacatatattgggtactacaatttttacataaatgcAGACCGGCCAGTTTTAATCCGCAGGTAGATATTAAGCAACATGGTATGTCGAGTGGAAAAAATTGAACATGGGGAAATGAAACATGCCCCTTGACCTACTTTACCTCCTCTACATTCAATGTTTCCAGCCAACATACTTTCCAACCTATATCTACTTG is drawn from Andrena cerasifolii isolate SP2316 chromosome 8, iyAndCera1_principal, whole genome shotgun sequence and contains these coding sequences:
- the Evi5 gene encoding ecotropic viral integration site 5 isoform X1; the encoded protein is MVLRGLLAPAAARWTRNKTSKRGQEYQAAGQLGLPRYGPQVMSVLCLCTTVHQTAQNSSQASKILPPSPQASSEEESLNSSQEIPTDELALLAKLEEANRLIESDAKSLNSLQSNHSRKGSDTSQVSVASGGSGGNGDAAPRRHNAADGEENTWTLWGHIVADWDYHWKKRKEFVKELVRQGIPHHFRGIVWQLLSGAHDSPVKKQFAEYIKATSACERIIRRDIARTYPEHDFFKEKDGLGQESLFNVMKAYSLHDREVGYCQGSGFIVGLLLMQQMPEEEAFAVLVALMQEYRLRDMFKPSMAELGVCMYQLEHLVADTHPELHAHFTAQGFHTSMYASSWFLTLFTTALSLPLACRIFDVFLSEGMEIIFKVALAMLHLGKEELLSLDMEGMLKFFQKQLPGRAEKDPDGLMILAYGMKINPKRMKKLEKDYTVLKMKEQEEMVELRRLRAENRLLRQRTELLEAESAELADRLVRGQVSRAEEEETAFVVQRELAALRHTHLETSHQLEQAHEELRSLSVLLEENVTSKQSSLEEILMKQEALSQKEDMIQCLQEELVRVRLHEAENDATIRELRARIQELEEDKKTLRETTPDNSVAHLQEELIAVKLREAEANLSLKDLRQRVMELSSAWQRHLQEHRTAQPAPASDSTPKKLLFWENRGHEVQKFEEDLMTTRIREMEAVTEVKELRLKVMELETQVQVATNQLRRQDESGKLLKEDLEQALAREKELTAKLREQQHKYSDLESKMKDEAMMARIRDAEHAQQVAELTQKISLLELKNEEMHAEGELRNNLDDSERVRELQDKVAELKAEVMRLESWKQRWTGNGGQNVRSFSVDTESELDERDLRICLQDHINASTPNSPEIIETETERDNREYL
- the Evi5 gene encoding ecotropic viral integration site 5 isoform X2 — translated: MVLRGLLAPAAARWTRNKTSKRGQEYQAAGQLGLPRYGPQVMSVLCLCTTVHQTAQNSSQASKILPPSPQASSEEESLNSSQEIPTDELALLAKLEEANRLIESDAKSLNSLQSNHSRKGSDTSQVSVASGGSGGNGDAAPRRHNAADGEENTWTLWGHIVADWDYHWKKRKEFVKELVRQGIPHHFRGIVWQLLSGAHDSPVKKQFAEYIKATSACERIIRRDIARTYPEHDFFKEKDGLGQESLFNVMKAYSLHDREVGYCQGSGFIVGLLLMQQMPEEEAFAVLVALMQEYRLRDMFKPSMAELGVCMYQLEHLVADTHPELHAHFTAQGFHTSMYASSWFLTLFTTALSLPLACRIFDVFLSEGMEIIFKVALAMLHLGKEELLSLDMEGMLKFFQKQLPGRAEKDPDGLMILAYGMKINPKRMKKLEKDYTVLKMKEQEEMVELRRLRAENRLLRQRTELLEAESAELADRLVRGQVSRAEEEETAFVVQRELAALRHTHLETSHQLEQAHEELRSLSVLLEENVTSKQSSLEEILMKQEALSQKEDMIQCLQEELVRVRLHEAENDATIRELRARIQELEEDKKTLRETTPDNSVAHLQEELIAVKLREAEANLSLKDLRQRVMELSSAWQRHLQEHRTAQPAPASDSTPKKLLFWENRGHEVQKFEEDLMTTRIREMEAVTEVKELRLKVMELETQVQVATNQLRRQDESGKLLKEDLEQALAREKELTAKLREQQHKYSDLESKMKDEAMMARIRDAEHAQQVAELTQKISLLELKNEEMHAEGELRNNLDDSERVRELQDKVAELKAEFPTPITSPETEPWRWLECKFWLFYCTEEWRTYLRTFLETLTDVSL
- the Evi5 gene encoding ecotropic viral integration site 5 isoform X3, whose product is MVLRGLLAPAAARWTRNKTSKRGQEYQAAGQLGLPRYGPQVMSVLCLCTTVHQTAQNSSQASKILPPSPQASSEEESLNSSQEIPTDELALLAKLEEANRLIESDAKSLNSLQSNHSRKGSDTSQVSVASGGSGGNGDAAPRRHNAADGEENTWTLWGHIVADWDYHWKKRKEFVKELVRQGIPHHFRGIVWQLLSGAHDSPVKKQFAEYIKATSACERIIRRDIARTYPEHDFFKEKDGLGQESLFNVMKAYSLHDREVGYCQGSGFIVGLLLMQQMPEEEAFAVLVALMQEYRLRDMFKPSMAELGVCMYQLEHLVADTHPELHAHFTAQGFHTSMYASSWFLTLFTTALSLPLACRIFDVFLSEGMEIIFKVALAMLHLGKEELLSLDMEGMLKFFQKQLPGRAEKDPDGLMILAYGMKINPKRMKKLEKDYTVLKMKEQEEMVELRRLRAENRLLRQRTELLEAESAELADRLVRGQVSRAEEEETAFVVQRELAALRHTHLETSHQLEQAHEELRSLSVLLEENVTSKQSSLEEILMKQEALSQKEDMIQCLQEELVRVRLHEAENDATIRELRARIQELEEDKKTLRETTPDNSVAHLQEELIAVKLREAEANLSLKDLRQRVMELSSAWQRHLQEHRTAQPAPASDSTPKKLLFWENRGHEVQKFEEDLMTTRIREMEAVTEVKELRLKVMELETQVQVATNQLRRQDESGKLLKEDLEQALAREKELTAKLREQQHKYSDLESKMKDEAMMARIRDAEHAQQVAELTQKISLLELKNEEMHAEGELRNNLDDSERVRELQDKVAELKAEFPTPITSPETEPWRWLES